The following proteins come from a genomic window of Gimesia chilikensis:
- a CDS encoding tyrosine-type recombinase/integrase translates to MAEKSKSRQRRSRGRAWYWEQTDSWYFTPPGTKKRLRLVDTTGRPVRGKENSQLAELALARVKADGDWLPTPEQKSKVVIQVAMVCSRYLEHCEARFKHGNLSSDYHAEVARYLNELCAYCGALAVDELQKGHIQHWVESHPTWKSTATQRNAMSIVMAAFNFYTEEVGSIHNPLVGMQKPPQCPRLHSFSEEDEQLLYSATDDYFGNFLFAGIHTGLRPFCELARVTANDVIESERGMQWRVYASKTGKTRTIPVRSEVAELTRQMIEEVGADPTTTLFRNSRGGAWTKVAGVQRFRKIRQDLGWLNDPVRKQYSTYTCRHTFAHRMLAGYWNEGQGCSIEVLAELMGDTPKVAFDHYGREWGQHYQEPLWTAIGM, encoded by the coding sequence ATGGCAGAAAAATCAAAATCCCGTCAAAGGCGTTCCCGCGGACGTGCCTGGTATTGGGAACAGACGGATTCCTGGTATTTCACGCCACCGGGAACGAAAAAACGTTTGCGTCTTGTTGATACCACAGGGCGTCCTGTTCGCGGGAAAGAGAACAGTCAACTTGCAGAACTGGCACTGGCCCGGGTGAAAGCTGATGGGGACTGGTTGCCGACTCCAGAACAGAAGAGTAAGGTGGTGATACAAGTTGCCATGGTGTGCTCGCGGTATCTTGAACATTGTGAAGCTCGATTTAAACATGGAAACCTCAGCTCGGATTACCATGCTGAAGTGGCACGGTATCTGAATGAACTGTGCGCCTATTGTGGTGCTTTGGCCGTGGACGAATTACAGAAAGGGCACATACAACATTGGGTGGAAAGCCATCCTACTTGGAAGTCGACGGCGACACAGCGGAATGCGATGAGTATCGTGATGGCAGCCTTTAATTTTTACACAGAGGAAGTCGGCTCCATTCACAATCCCCTGGTGGGAATGCAAAAACCACCGCAGTGCCCACGACTCCATTCTTTCAGTGAAGAAGATGAGCAATTGCTGTATTCTGCTACCGATGATTATTTTGGCAATTTCCTGTTTGCTGGAATTCATACAGGACTACGTCCTTTTTGTGAACTGGCCCGTGTTACTGCCAATGATGTCATTGAATCTGAGCGGGGTATGCAATGGCGGGTCTATGCCAGCAAGACTGGGAAGACACGTACCATTCCTGTGCGGTCTGAGGTCGCTGAATTGACACGACAAATGATTGAGGAAGTGGGAGCTGATCCCACAACTACTCTTTTTCGGAATTCGCGAGGAGGTGCCTGGACGAAAGTGGCTGGCGTGCAACGTTTCCGTAAAATACGACAGGACCTAGGATGGCTCAATGATCCTGTCCGCAAGCAGTATTCGACTTATACCTGCCGTCATACATTCGCGCATCGGATGCTCGCCGGCTACTGGAATGAGGGACAGGGATGTTCCATTGAAGTTTTAGCAGAGTTGATGGGGGATACTCCCAAAGTGGCCTTTGATCATTATGGCCGTGAGTGGGGACAGCATTATCAGGAGCCTCTGTGGACGGCAATTGGAATGTAA
- a CDS encoding helix-turn-helix domain-containing protein, which translates to MATDWLTAQQAAEELGISVLTFYDWLAQSDCGEFVLRGTAVEIKYFQGGRRGQGRIRIEKSEIGRIKEEMRVKPQTRIHRHRATNSKQFPGITVPLGRPD; encoded by the coding sequence ATGGCAACAGACTGGTTAACAGCACAGCAGGCAGCAGAAGAACTCGGGATCTCAGTCCTGACGTTTTACGACTGGCTTGCGCAGTCAGACTGTGGTGAGTTTGTACTACGCGGAACCGCTGTGGAAATCAAATACTTTCAGGGAGGCCGGAGAGGACAGGGGCGGATTCGTATCGAAAAGAGTGAAATCGGACGCATCAAAGAAGAAATGCGTGTCAAACCTCAGACTAGGATACACCGTCACAGGGCGACAAATTCCAAACAGTTTCCAGGCATTACGGTACCATTGGGGCGACCAGATTAG
- a CDS encoding helix-turn-helix domain-containing protein has product MNKLLLALQGFEDLGPLQEINMTEEKSDLIEAWLKESVCPVVEELVDLTTFQSNTLWSASHLSKGTETRERKLVEYVDDCLVKFAVQLEACFPYVYQARIPIHHINDIRFIAQRRWFDLVHAEDFYQPTQQLLLEDFNNQHTNNFRNYKQNKTPADHVCDSMFARIKYWKEILDQIYRLFFANIRIDDEQSMKDFSSLMDCVTQLDSSVKELQKVCLKSKQKTLRDACTTLSLIYLSYADRPELNWLVEDSSEVEVRSRSFRRCVVRPPGEIQHVEKQLDGTFKLIKKEPASLCNPAVIRKVAQALMDIKPIYEVPDSPEDLIDWACSQSRLVLVDHSPRQVFWDGEPIVQKWDTETVQWNLLWILACNPGRTVDKEMLYKPQGQKISSRRTRLKELLNGCEALNQLIKTIRGQGYRLELDSDNIILLQSDGLGGLNRVPTRKSRSINS; this is encoded by the coding sequence ATGAATAAATTATTGTTGGCATTACAGGGGTTTGAGGATTTAGGTCCGCTTCAAGAAATAAATATGACGGAGGAGAAATCAGATCTTATTGAAGCGTGGTTAAAAGAGAGTGTTTGTCCTGTTGTAGAAGAGTTGGTCGATTTAACGACTTTTCAGTCAAATACTCTTTGGTCTGCTTCACACTTAAGTAAAGGTACGGAGACGCGAGAACGCAAACTTGTGGAGTATGTCGATGATTGCTTGGTTAAATTTGCAGTTCAATTGGAAGCCTGCTTTCCCTACGTTTATCAGGCTAGGATTCCCATACACCACATTAATGATATACGTTTCATTGCTCAGAGACGCTGGTTCGACCTTGTCCATGCAGAGGATTTTTATCAGCCGACACAGCAATTGTTATTAGAGGATTTCAATAATCAGCACACAAATAATTTTCGAAATTACAAGCAGAATAAAACACCAGCTGATCATGTCTGTGACAGCATGTTTGCCCGCATAAAATATTGGAAAGAAATTTTAGATCAAATATATAGACTCTTCTTTGCGAATATACGGATAGATGATGAGCAAAGTATGAAAGATTTTTCTTCTCTTATGGATTGTGTGACGCAATTAGATTCCTCAGTCAAGGAATTACAAAAAGTATGTCTGAAATCCAAGCAAAAAACTCTCCGAGATGCTTGCACAACTTTATCATTAATTTATTTGTCTTACGCGGATCGTCCTGAATTGAATTGGCTCGTGGAAGATTCAAGTGAAGTAGAAGTGAGATCACGATCTTTTCGAAGATGTGTCGTACGACCTCCCGGAGAAATCCAACATGTTGAGAAGCAGTTAGATGGTACTTTCAAACTTATAAAGAAAGAGCCTGCTTCATTATGTAATCCTGCAGTAATCCGAAAAGTTGCTCAAGCTTTGATGGACATCAAGCCTATTTATGAAGTTCCGGATAGCCCTGAGGATTTGATCGACTGGGCTTGCTCTCAATCCCGTCTGGTTTTAGTTGATCATTCACCGCGACAGGTCTTTTGGGATGGAGAACCTATTGTCCAAAAATGGGACACTGAAACTGTTCAATGGAATTTGTTATGGATTCTGGCATGCAACCCGGGAAGAACTGTTGATAAAGAGATGCTATATAAGCCTCAGGGTCAGAAAATTAGTTCGCGACGTACTCGTCTCAAAGAATTGCTCAACGGGTGCGAAGCATTAAACCAACTGATTAAAACTATTCGCGGCCAAGGATATCGTCTGGAATTAGATAGTGACAACATTATTTTACTGCAGTCTGATGGACTTGGAGGTTTAAACAGAGTTCCTACCAGAAAATCTAGAAGTATTAATTCTTAA
- a CDS encoding recombinase family protein, with amino-acid sequence MLKPNYKTKVTRTREQIAQEREDLVLKTAGEIDAIVAEYHAKLPRKQAESIGAAYARFSSRFQESIADQIRVIFEAAIKAGIFIPREKIFYDLAVSGKKERRSGFNQLKEAIENKEFEVLLVFTTSRLYRKNYKSMQFVEEELVERGLRAIFVKSGLDTADGDNWRMMLQMYSFLDEIYAGMHSAHIQAAHETLFLQGMVCTSLSLGYTGQDVPGQFTKQKRPRQKIVIDPETAPWIKKIFDWYVAGKSMDRIAQDLNGDPNAPAPNKSLTGIWTHELVRKHLMRPAYRGFWCYGAKETEWLSKKDYAKQVERDEPLKSQQFEYLRIISDEQWYRVQDLLANEKQKSGRKPLDKVQEARPRLLRQLFVCPEHGRKLVVGGPYGRSLLCPLCRATKAEDRPLYTHLNRELALQLTCEKLVELIRSDSELVLEIIVACQQAAESVQKPDPERLSQLRSEAKKLMSKIEFNRRSPGESDAEQKQTELLLKELRGQYAAVSVELTSLETAQSQGVVIPTAEEVTALLDEFGNLIASASFSEDETDFRIARRIIDLLTGGQIDLYQMGERRQKKGWLQGRFVVDVVSAVSSQLTGLTADAGQRQGKEVIIDYKAEKLIDRQAEEAKALSDEGLLCKQIAKEMGKSRSYITVLIKHWFRSRGLPVPDGRRRRKQLPNKQESLPLYRQLADEAVQLADQGLPYLVIARKLKTNDTIIGKAISWWHTSRNLPVPTADDRRKKTLSKAKELYEQGILIKDMAPDFDYGPRGLTLALRKFYAELGETMPDGRSRRGNARSGEPVNGNSKN; translated from the coding sequence ATGTTAAAGCCAAACTACAAAACTAAGGTAACTCGGACACGTGAGCAGATTGCTCAAGAACGCGAGGATTTAGTACTTAAGACAGCGGGAGAAATTGATGCGATCGTGGCAGAATACCACGCCAAACTTCCTCGCAAACAAGCAGAATCGATAGGGGCCGCTTATGCGAGATTTTCTTCCCGCTTTCAGGAATCGATTGCTGATCAGATTCGCGTTATCTTTGAGGCAGCGATCAAAGCTGGAATTTTCATACCACGCGAAAAAATCTTCTATGATTTGGCTGTGAGCGGCAAGAAAGAACGCCGTTCCGGGTTTAACCAGCTAAAAGAGGCCATTGAAAATAAAGAGTTCGAAGTTCTCCTGGTATTTACGACGTCCCGGCTGTATCGCAAAAACTACAAATCAATGCAGTTTGTTGAAGAAGAACTGGTAGAACGCGGGCTTCGTGCCATTTTTGTGAAGTCGGGACTGGACACAGCAGATGGAGATAACTGGAGAATGATGCTCCAGATGTACTCTTTTCTGGATGAAATCTATGCAGGAATGCATAGCGCTCATATACAGGCAGCACATGAGACTTTGTTTCTGCAAGGGATGGTCTGTACTTCACTTTCGTTGGGTTATACGGGGCAAGATGTTCCAGGTCAATTTACCAAACAAAAGCGACCGCGACAGAAGATAGTCATAGATCCAGAAACGGCACCCTGGATCAAAAAGATCTTTGACTGGTATGTGGCAGGTAAAAGTATGGACCGTATTGCTCAAGACCTGAATGGTGATCCCAATGCACCTGCTCCCAATAAATCCTTAACAGGCATCTGGACGCATGAGCTGGTACGAAAGCATTTGATGCGTCCAGCCTACCGGGGATTTTGGTGTTATGGTGCAAAAGAGACCGAATGGTTGAGCAAAAAGGATTATGCCAAACAGGTCGAACGCGATGAGCCCCTCAAGTCACAGCAGTTTGAATATCTACGGATCATTTCAGACGAGCAGTGGTACCGGGTCCAGGACCTTCTGGCAAACGAAAAGCAAAAATCCGGTCGAAAGCCCTTGGATAAAGTTCAAGAGGCAAGGCCGCGTTTGTTACGGCAACTTTTTGTTTGCCCTGAGCATGGTCGTAAGCTCGTCGTAGGGGGCCCATACGGCCGGAGCCTGCTTTGTCCATTATGTCGTGCTACTAAAGCTGAGGATCGCCCCCTATATACGCATCTCAACCGGGAGCTTGCGTTACAATTAACGTGTGAAAAACTTGTAGAATTGATCCGATCTGATTCTGAGCTGGTGCTGGAAATCATCGTTGCCTGTCAGCAGGCGGCTGAATCGGTTCAAAAGCCTGATCCAGAACGTTTAAGTCAATTACGCTCTGAAGCGAAAAAGCTGATGAGTAAAATTGAGTTCAATCGTCGTTCTCCAGGTGAATCGGATGCAGAGCAAAAACAGACAGAGCTGCTTCTGAAAGAGTTACGGGGACAGTACGCTGCCGTTTCAGTAGAACTGACTTCCCTGGAAACTGCACAAAGTCAAGGTGTCGTTATACCGACAGCTGAGGAAGTAACTGCTTTACTTGATGAGTTTGGCAATTTAATCGCATCTGCTTCATTTTCTGAAGATGAAACTGATTTTCGAATCGCCCGCCGTATCATCGATCTGCTGACTGGGGGTCAAATAGACCTATATCAGATGGGGGAGCGCAGACAGAAAAAAGGGTGGTTACAGGGCCGGTTCGTTGTGGATGTAGTTTCTGCCGTCTCCAGTCAGCTCACAGGTCTGACTGCCGATGCAGGACAGCGGCAGGGCAAAGAAGTGATTATCGACTATAAAGCAGAAAAGCTGATCGATAGACAGGCTGAAGAAGCAAAAGCCCTATCTGATGAGGGGCTGCTCTGTAAGCAGATAGCCAAAGAGATGGGTAAGTCACGTAGTTACATTACGGTTCTTATCAAGCACTGGTTTCGGTCTCGCGGACTGCCTGTCCCTGACGGACGTCGACGTCGTAAGCAACTGCCTAATAAACAGGAATCGTTGCCGCTTTACCGGCAACTGGCCGATGAAGCTGTGCAGTTGGCAGATCAGGGGCTGCCTTACCTTGTGATCGCCAGAAAACTGAAGACGAATGATACTATCATCGGTAAAGCGATTTCATGGTGGCATACTTCACGAAACCTTCCCGTTCCCACGGCGGACGACCGTCGTAAAAAAACATTATCAAAAGCAAAGGAGCTTTATGAACAAGGTATACTTATTAAGGATATGGCACCCGACTTTGATTACGGCCCACGAGGCCTGACACTAGCGCTGAGGAAGTTTTACGCCGAATTGGGAGAAACCATGCCAGACGGTCGCTCACGACGCGGTAATGCACGGTCTGGTGAGCCGGTGAATGGCAATTCTAAAAACTGA
- a CDS encoding helix-turn-helix domain-containing protein, with product MTKRADILMRFGKRVRKLRKEQGYSQENFAYACELDRTYVGGIERGERNLSLRNIERIADTLEISLAELMDGV from the coding sequence ATGACTAAACGAGCAGACATATTGATGAGATTTGGAAAGCGAGTCCGCAAACTGCGCAAAGAGCAAGGCTACTCTCAAGAGAATTTTGCTTATGCCTGTGAGCTGGACCGGACTTACGTCGGCGGGATCGAACGGGGGGAACGAAATCTTTCATTACGGAATATCGAACGGATCGCCGATACACTCGAAATCAGCCTGGCAGAACTGATGGATGGGGTTTGA
- a CDS encoding DUF1257 domain-containing protein — MSHIVTIQTEVRDSEALGLACRRLELGEPVHETVPLFSGEATGYAVRLPDWRYPVVFDVEQGQVRFDNFEGRWGEPAQLNRLLQFYGVEKCRLEARRKGHSVHENQLSDGSIKLTIQIGADH; from the coding sequence ATGTCACATATTGTCACCATCCAAACGGAGGTCCGCGACTCTGAGGCATTGGGCCTGGCCTGCCGCCGACTCGAACTGGGAGAACCCGTTCACGAAACCGTTCCCCTGTTTAGCGGAGAAGCCACCGGATACGCGGTCCGTCTCCCCGACTGGCGGTATCCAGTTGTGTTCGATGTCGAACAGGGCCAGGTTCGATTTGACAACTTTGAAGGTCGCTGGGGAGAGCCGGCTCAACTCAACAGACTGCTGCAATTTTACGGCGTGGAAAAATGCCGTCTGGAAGCGCGCCGGAAGGGTCATTCCGTCCACGAAAACCAGCTCAGCGACGGTTCCATTAAACTCACCATTCAGATCGGAGCAGACCATTGA
- a CDS encoding DUF2997 domain-containing protein produces MKTINIIFSTDGQSRIETRGFTGSRCKDASRFLEAALGKVSSELLTSEYHQAVQHQSNQLTQEN; encoded by the coding sequence TTGAAAACAATCAACATTATTTTTTCAACGGACGGTCAGTCCCGCATCGAAACCCGCGGCTTTACCGGCTCCCGGTGCAAAGACGCCAGCCGGTTTCTGGAAGCGGCTCTGGGAAAGGTCTCCTCAGAACTGCTGACCTCCGAATACCACCAGGCCGTTCAACATCAATCCAACCAATTAACACAGGAGAATTAG
- a CDS encoding AAA family ATPase, translated as MLLSERLAENVRACFTGIWIQSHEHDEALLEMSRLCHSEDWRLFSWDIDRGLQGTELAEGRDTSLLDPLAAIHCLSSQADPDHPTLLVLKNFHCFINSPEIIQALTQQINLGKQARTFIVILSSLVQIPTELEKLFVCLEHELPGRDQLLEIARSIATETGELPEGPELQCVLDAASGLTRYEAEGAFSFSLVRHGRIEASVVLELKSQTLLKSGLLSLHQGSESFAGLGGLESLKAFCLRALRPRSQDAPVIRPRGVLLLGVPGTGKSAFAKALGKETGRPTLTLDVGALMASLLGQTEERTRRALRIVDAIQPAVLFIDEVEKGLSGSASSGQSDSGVSTRMLGTLLGWLNDHTSDVFVVCTANDISKLPPEFVRAERFDALFFLDLPGDDQKQAIWRLYRELFGLTSDQRLPDDRHWTGSEIRACCRLAALLEVPLIKAAENVVPVAVTAAESVARLRRWASRRCLSAEQPGVFSNDERSGSRSRRNLSRDPHRN; from the coding sequence ATGTTATTATCCGAAAGACTTGCGGAGAACGTACGCGCCTGCTTTACCGGGATCTGGATTCAGAGCCACGAACATGATGAGGCATTGCTGGAAATGTCTCGGCTCTGTCACAGCGAAGACTGGCGGCTATTCTCATGGGACATTGACCGGGGCCTGCAGGGAACGGAACTCGCGGAAGGCCGCGACACGTCGCTCCTCGATCCCCTGGCTGCCATTCACTGTCTGAGCAGTCAGGCCGATCCGGATCATCCCACGCTGCTGGTCCTTAAAAACTTCCATTGCTTCATCAATTCGCCGGAGATCATTCAGGCGCTGACACAACAGATCAATCTGGGTAAACAGGCACGGACATTTATTGTCATCCTTTCCAGCCTGGTCCAGATCCCTACAGAACTGGAAAAACTGTTTGTCTGCCTGGAACATGAACTTCCTGGTCGGGATCAGCTGCTGGAAATTGCCCGCAGTATCGCCACGGAAACAGGAGAATTGCCGGAGGGACCTGAACTGCAATGTGTCCTGGACGCTGCCTCGGGTCTGACCCGTTATGAAGCGGAAGGGGCCTTCAGTTTCTCCCTGGTGCGGCATGGACGCATCGAAGCCTCGGTCGTACTGGAGCTGAAATCCCAGACGCTACTGAAAAGCGGTCTGTTATCGTTGCACCAGGGATCGGAATCGTTTGCTGGGCTGGGCGGTCTGGAGTCTCTCAAAGCCTTTTGCTTGCGTGCACTCCGCCCCCGTTCCCAGGATGCACCGGTCATTCGTCCAAGAGGCGTGCTGTTACTGGGAGTTCCGGGAACCGGTAAAAGCGCATTTGCCAAAGCACTGGGAAAAGAGACGGGGCGTCCCACACTGACACTCGACGTGGGGGCTCTAATGGCTTCGCTTTTAGGTCAGACCGAGGAGCGAACTCGTAGAGCACTTCGGATCGTGGATGCGATACAGCCGGCCGTCCTGTTCATTGATGAGGTCGAGAAAGGGCTGAGTGGCTCTGCCTCTTCTGGACAGTCAGACAGCGGCGTTTCGACACGCATGCTGGGTACGCTGCTGGGCTGGCTCAACGACCATACTTCGGACGTGTTTGTAGTTTGTACCGCCAACGACATTTCCAAACTGCCACCGGAGTTCGTGCGGGCCGAACGCTTTGATGCACTGTTCTTTCTCGATTTACCGGGAGATGACCAGAAGCAGGCCATCTGGAGGCTGTACCGTGAACTGTTTGGTCTTACGTCCGATCAACGTTTGCCGGACGACCGGCATTGGACCGGTTCGGAAATCCGGGCCTGCTGTCGTCTGGCGGCGCTGCTCGAAGTCCCTTTAATCAAGGCCGCTGAAAACGTGGTTCCCGTAGCTGTCACCGCCGCCGAATCGGTGGCCCGTCTCAGGCGTTGGGCCAGCAGACGCTGTCTGTCTGCAGAACAACCAGGCGTATTTAGCAATGACGAACGTTCTGGTTCGCGTTCACGCCGAAATCTCTCTCGTGATCCCCACAGAAACTAA
- a CDS encoding MoaD/ThiS family protein, whose product MKLLLINNDGGGFADYIDVPAGTTVAQLFEQKMGDAEARDYLIRVNRQPCPPDQQLQDGDRISITPTKIEGARS is encoded by the coding sequence ATGAAACTTTTATTGATCAACAACGATGGCGGTGGGTTCGCTGATTATATCGATGTCCCCGCAGGAACCACGGTAGCACAACTTTTTGAGCAGAAGATGGGAGATGCGGAAGCCCGCGATTACCTGATTCGCGTGAATCGCCAGCCGTGCCCCCCGGACCAGCAGTTACAGGACGGGGACCGAATTTCGATCACTCCGACGAAGATTGAGGGGGCGCGGTCCTAG
- a CDS encoding HesA/MoeB/ThiF family protein gives MNTLNVTIDRFQRQSDLIPAERLSQLTATVIGVGAIGRQVALQLAAIGTPRIQLIDFDSVESTNITTQGYRAQDLGQLKVDTTARAIQELDDSIQVTVIMDRYRVSVPVGEAVFCCVDSISARAVIWRSVNRKCDFWTDGRMLGETIRILTATQHHGMKQYAKTLFPQNEAQTGSCTSRSTIYAASIAAGLMVHQFTRWLRTIPVDFDTTFNLLAGETYLK, from the coding sequence TTGAATACATTAAATGTGACTATCGATCGTTTCCAAAGACAAAGTGACCTGATCCCGGCGGAACGGCTTTCTCAGTTGACGGCAACCGTCATCGGAGTGGGGGCCATTGGTCGTCAGGTGGCGCTGCAACTGGCGGCGATTGGGACACCACGGATTCAGCTGATTGACTTTGATAGTGTGGAGTCGACCAATATCACGACTCAGGGATACCGAGCTCAGGATCTGGGGCAGCTTAAAGTAGACACGACAGCCAGAGCCATCCAGGAGCTTGACGATTCAATTCAGGTAACGGTGATTATGGATCGTTATCGAGTGTCCGTTCCTGTGGGTGAGGCTGTCTTCTGTTGTGTGGACTCGATATCAGCCCGTGCGGTGATCTGGCGATCCGTCAACAGAAAATGCGATTTCTGGACAGATGGAAGAATGCTGGGAGAAACAATTCGGATACTGACAGCAACTCAGCATCATGGAATGAAACAGTATGCGAAAACACTTTTCCCACAAAACGAGGCACAAACCGGAAGCTGTACATCACGCAGTACGATTTATGCAGCCAGCATTGCTGCAGGACTTATGGTTCATCAATTCACTCGCTGGCTGCGAACTATTCCTGTTGATTTTGATACGACCTTCAATCTTCTCGCTGGTGAAACATACTTAAAATGA
- a CDS encoding IS110 family transposase: MRYIGLDVHKHFIEVCITDRKGKILERGKVNCQRDVLLEFATKKLRKHDRVALEATTNTWAVVDLIRPHVKQVVVGNPMKTRAIAEAKIKTDKVDAEVLAHLLRCDYLPSVWQPDEPTQTRRALLTHRNGLMSRRGRHMNRVQSMLARLMIKPPCKYLWSKTGVAWLETLELSPVDRLMLDSQLRQITQVNQELEIVDQRLVEIARNDSSVRLLMTLPGVSHVVAVGLLAAIGDIERFCDGNHAASYLGLVPSTRQSGNKCYHGRITKMGNPHCRWLLTQACQHVSRHPGPLGAFYRRLVKRKPRQVAIMALARKLVTIAWQMLKQNEPYRYAKPMLMAKKFTDLDRKYRQEQRRTPSAARAKAGDGLTAVYDEIGFTDSLSLNQVPDGERRMLIEKDVMMFVEELYRPVKKDKSNQSDK, from the coding sequence ATGCGGTATATAGGGCTGGACGTTCACAAACACTTTATTGAGGTTTGTATAACGGACCGAAAAGGAAAGATTCTGGAACGGGGTAAAGTGAATTGCCAGCGTGATGTCCTGCTGGAATTCGCAACAAAGAAACTCCGGAAACATGATCGAGTGGCCCTGGAAGCAACGACAAATACGTGGGCCGTTGTCGACTTGATCCGTCCCCATGTGAAGCAGGTCGTTGTCGGCAACCCAATGAAGACCAGGGCGATCGCAGAAGCAAAAATCAAGACTGATAAAGTAGATGCTGAAGTATTGGCCCATCTTCTGCGTTGTGACTACCTGCCATCTGTCTGGCAACCAGACGAACCAACTCAAACGCGGCGTGCTCTGTTAACGCACCGTAATGGCCTGATGAGTCGACGAGGACGCCATATGAACCGCGTCCAGTCAATGCTCGCGCGGTTAATGATCAAGCCTCCCTGCAAGTACCTGTGGTCAAAAACTGGGGTTGCTTGGCTTGAGACACTGGAATTGTCTCCCGTCGACCGACTGATGTTGGACAGTCAGCTTCGGCAAATCACCCAGGTCAACCAGGAACTCGAGATTGTCGATCAGCGTCTCGTTGAGATCGCTCGAAATGATTCCAGTGTCCGGCTCCTGATGACACTTCCTGGAGTGAGCCATGTCGTTGCTGTGGGACTACTGGCTGCGATCGGTGATATTGAGCGTTTCTGTGATGGCAATCATGCCGCTTCTTATCTGGGACTCGTGCCATCAACACGACAGTCAGGAAATAAGTGCTATCACGGAAGAATTACAAAGATGGGAAATCCCCACTGCCGCTGGCTGCTGACTCAGGCCTGCCAGCATGTATCGCGTCACCCAGGTCCACTGGGAGCATTCTATCGCCGGCTGGTGAAACGCAAACCACGTCAGGTAGCAATCATGGCTTTAGCACGAAAACTGGTAACCATCGCCTGGCAGATGCTCAAACAGAATGAACCTTACCGATATGCCAAACCTATGCTGATGGCAAAAAAGTTCACGGATCTGGATCGTAAGTATCGGCAGGAGCAACGAAGAACTCCTTCGGCTGCGAGAGCGAAGGCAGGAGATGGCCTGACGGCAGTCTACGACGAAATTGGATTCACGGATTCATTATCCCTCAATCAAGTTCCCGATGGAGAACGCCGCATGTTAATTGAAAAGGATGTGATGATGTTTGTTGAAGAGCTGTACCGCCCAGTCAAGAAAGATAAATCTAATCAATCAGACAAATAG
- a CDS encoding DUF2231 domain-containing protein: protein MDNILPKPWELHPALVHFPIAFLLGGVVLLLWAWWRANEIQHRVAAGMLLVGMVSGWLASTAGGLAYFTVPAHTEQGHVLMYWHLGFGLAMLILFTWLSTVSWRGRTTAATKLQLTVALCGVVLLMLTGYLGGLIVYHHGAGVNPNILAPEIRDGHSHGNNEQHDVSVHEH, encoded by the coding sequence ATGGATAATATTCTCCCAAAACCATGGGAATTGCACCCTGCACTGGTCCACTTTCCAATTGCATTTCTTCTGGGGGGCGTTGTACTCTTACTGTGGGCGTGGTGGAGAGCGAACGAGATACAGCATCGAGTGGCCGCAGGAATGTTGCTGGTCGGAATGGTTTCGGGTTGGCTCGCCTCCACCGCAGGCGGATTGGCATACTTTACGGTGCCAGCTCATACCGAACAAGGCCACGTACTCATGTACTGGCATTTGGGATTTGGATTGGCGATGCTCATTCTCTTCACTTGGCTATCGACAGTAAGCTGGCGAGGGCGAACAACAGCAGCCACTAAGCTGCAATTGACTGTAGCATTGTGTGGAGTTGTGCTATTGATGCTAACCGGTTATCTCGGTGGTTTAATAGTCTACCATCACGGTGCGGGAGTTAACCCGAATATCCTTGCTCCGGAAATACGTGATGGCCACTCACATGGAAATAATGAGCAACATGATGTATCGGTCCATGAGCACTAA